In Cryptomeria japonica chromosome 10, Sugi_1.0, whole genome shotgun sequence, a genomic segment contains:
- the LOC131051673 gene encoding uncharacterized protein LOC131051673 isoform X2 yields the protein MPTLNLSTNVPVDGVVSSDILKDCSKTVARVIGKPESYVMVLLKGGVPISFGGTEEPAAYGELVSIGGLGPSVNGKISAAIADILESKLSVDKSRFYIKFYDVQGSYFGFRGSTF from the exons ATGCCTACGCTAAATCTGTCAACCAATGTACCTGTGGATGGGGTGGTGAGCTCAGACATCCTCAAAGACTGCAGCAAGACTGTGGCTAGGGTCATTGGCAAGCCTGAATCT TATGTGATGGTGTTGCTGAAAGGAGGAGTACCTATTTCATTCGGTGGTACTGAGGAACCAGCTGCATATGGCGAGCTTGTCTCCATTGGAGGGCTGGGTCCTTCTGTCAATGGAAAAATCAGTGCAGCCATTGCAGACATCCTCGAGTCCAAGCTCTCCGTCGACAAGTCAAGGTTTTATATCAAGTTTTATGACGTGCAG
- the LOC131051673 gene encoding uncharacterized protein LOC131051673 isoform X1, protein MPTLNLSTNVPVDGVVSSDILKDCSKTVARVIGKPESYVMVLLKGGVPISFGGTEEPAAYGELVSIGGLGPSVNGKISAAIADILESKLSVDKSRFYIKFYDVQVLNSPTSCTNSYSHLGSSSNKQACSLQILTSFFGIVNRAHHQTSENTGSYFGFRGSTF, encoded by the exons ATGCCTACGCTAAATCTGTCAACCAATGTACCTGTGGATGGGGTGGTGAGCTCAGACATCCTCAAAGACTGCAGCAAGACTGTGGCTAGGGTCATTGGCAAGCCTGAATCT TATGTGATGGTGTTGCTGAAAGGAGGAGTACCTATTTCATTCGGTGGTACTGAGGAACCAGCTGCATATGGCGAGCTTGTCTCCATTGGAGGGCTGGGTCCTTCTGTCAATGGAAAAATCAGTGCAGCCATTGCAGACATCCTCGAGTCCAAGCTCTCCGTCGACAAGTCAAGGTTTTATATCAAGTTTTATGACGTGCAG GTTTTGAATAGCCCTACTAGTTGCACAAACTCATACTCACATTTGGGAAGCTCTTCAAATAAGCAAGCCTGTAGTTTGCAAATTCTGACAAGTTTCTTCGGAATCGTCAACAGAGCCCATCACCAAACGAGCGAAAACACT